TGTTTTTactttcctaattttttttggtttgatttgcaGCATGTAACTGATTTGTCTGGAAGGGAAACACTTGTTCGCATTACTGGTATGATACAGGCTTGCTCTTTGTTccccttgtattttttttttccctgtacTTGCATCATACACAAGCATATTAACAATCCTTTTAACTTTAAAGTTTGAAACTTGCTTAAATAGTGCTTACCAAGGAAAAAAACTGCTTAAATAGTCTTGATGTTTGCTGGTTATTTCTGCCTGGTTGAGACTCTCTTGGGAATTTGGTTAATCCATGTATCTTGGATATTTGAGGTTCTAAGATCAGTTAGtctgtcttttattttttatgtgacaCAATTATCTCCTTTCCGAATTACAGGGGGCATGAAGGTGAAAGCTGATAGGGATGAATCATCACCATATGCAGCCATGCTTGCAGCTCAAGATGTTTCTCAAAGATGCAAGGTTTACTCTCTTCTTTGGTTCTTCCATAAGTCATTAATTGCTGCACAGCTACATAATTGTCATTTATGTGAATTTGGTCATcctggttttcttttttccatttttacgTACAGTTTGACGTATGTCATGTGTTTAAAGTTctattaattgaaaattatatgtgcatacatacatgcgtgtgtgtgtgtgtgtgtgtatatgccCTCAAGAAtgtgtatttttgtaattacttggcttttaatcaaaatttttggtgATTAATGTTGTTCTTTTGGTCTAGAAATGCTTCCTGATTCTTTAGTGCCTGTATGCAGGAGCTTGGCATCACTGCTCTGCACATAAAGCTGCGGGCTACTGGAGGGAACAAGACTAAGACTCCTGGTCCAGGTGCCCAGTCAGCACTTAGAGCCCTTGCACGTTCAGGCATGAAAATTGGTCGCATAGGTAAGATTTTTTATCTTTACATTGCTTCAGTCTTATTCTCTGGTCTCAGTCCCACTTTTTTTCACCTCCGAATAAGCGTGTTATCTAAAATTTACAATATGATTTCTGCCAGTCTTTTTTACGTATTTGTTAAGACAGCCCATTTCTCcagtttttatgttttatgccaCTCTTGATTGATACCTCCTATAAAGCTGATTTATGAATCACAATAAGTTGAAAGTTCAGCTGTCTCTTTGATATCAATTTGATTTAAGATTCCATTATCCTCCTGATTTATTGTAACTTTTCCATATATTTCTTGGTTTAAAATCCGGTggctctttttttatttttttatatggcTTAATGTGAGAATACTTATAAtgttcctttctttctctcagAGGATGTGACCCCAATTCCCAGTGACAGTACTCGCAGAAAGGGTGGCAGAAGGGGTAGAAGGCTGTGATTCCTTGTCATATCAGATCAAGTTGATTCAGCTGCTATGTTTGCTTGGACTTTGTTAGTCTAAATGCAACCATATTCTTGACTTCCTTAGACAACACTTtgtagttttgaattttgatttgtttgcATCTTATCATTTAGTTGAAGCAAAAGAGATTTTTTCTCAAGTTCCATTTAATATTTTACCATATGATTTTGTGAAGCAAAGATCGATATGCAAGTATGCAACATACAATTTGTGTTGTCTTTATGACTCCTCTTTCCTTGTTGGTCGTATCctaaaatgattttgtttggCAGACCAGATGGGCTCTTCTAGTATTAATATCTTGGTGCAAATTTGTTTCATTA
The DNA window shown above is from Quercus lobata isolate SW786 chromosome 7, ValleyOak3.0 Primary Assembly, whole genome shotgun sequence and carries:
- the LOC115954093 gene encoding 40S ribosomal protein S14-3-like; amino-acid sequence: MSRRKTREPKEENVTLGPATREGEQVFGVAHIFASFNDTFIHVTDLSGRETLVRITGGMKVKADRDESSPYAAMLAAQDVSQRCKELGITALHIKLRATGGNKTKTPGPGAQSALRALARSGMKIGRIEDVTPIPSDSTRRKGGRRGRRL